From the genome of Paracidovorax avenae:
GGCGAGGTTCAGGCGGTTTTCGTTCACGAGCATGGTCTGGTGCTTGAGCCAGCCGGCCCAGGCTTCCTTGCTCACGTTCTCGAAGATGCGCTTGCCCAGGTCGCCCGGGTAGGGAGGGAAGTCGAGTCCTTCGGCTTCCTTGCCGAGCTTGATGCACTGGACGGTACGGGGCATGTGGATTTCCTTGTTCTGGCGGAATGGAGAGGGACGAAAAGCGGGAAAAGGGCGCCGTGCGCTCCCGCTTGCGAAGGTTCTACAGATGTTTCTGGAATTTAGAACTGAAATTTCAGTAGTTTCAGTTTTGAACAGGGGCTTTCAGAATGCGCTGCATCGGTGCCGT
Proteins encoded in this window:
- a CDS encoding oxidative damage protection protein; protein product: MPRTVQCIKLGKEAEGLDFPPYPGDLGKRIFENVSKEAWAGWLKHQTMLVNENRLNLADARARQYLARQMEQHFFGSGADAAAGYVPPSA